One genomic segment of uncultured Desulfobacter sp. includes these proteins:
- a CDS encoding IS110 family transposase — protein sequence MAKNTGKKSKSGIENLNAIHPNAAGIDIGATEIYIAVPGDRSDDPVKCFDTFTDDLHDAARWLKSCDIDSIAMESTGVYWIPVFQILDAYGFEVILVNDRHVKNVPGRKTDVQDCQWLQYLHSVGLLRGSFRPAQDICAVRSLLRHRDNLVKSASSHIQHIQKSLTQMNLQIHNVISDITGVTGMAIIDAILAGERNPKKLAELKDRRIKATKQTIVKSLTGDYRREHLFTLEQTVQSYRNYRQLIMDCDVEIENHLKEFESRIYIDDIKPPPGKKGGRKPKANTPNFDVKTHMHRILGTDLTLIDGISELTAHVVFTEVGPDLSQFKTVGHFCSWLGLCPNNKISGGKVLSSHTRPGSNRLAHALRLSANSLWKSKSYLGDYFRRMRARHGAPKAITSTAHKLARIIYHLIKNKKAFDDSVFSEQEKTHQKRLKKRVINQAKSLGLEIVVA from the coding sequence ATGGCAAAAAATACCGGAAAAAAGAGCAAAAGTGGAATTGAGAACCTGAATGCAATCCATCCTAACGCTGCTGGCATCGACATTGGTGCTACAGAGATCTACATCGCCGTCCCTGGTGATAGATCAGATGATCCGGTAAAATGTTTTGATACATTTACCGATGATTTGCATGACGCAGCCAGGTGGCTAAAAAGTTGCGATATTGATTCGATTGCCATGGAATCCACAGGCGTATACTGGATACCTGTTTTCCAAATTTTAGATGCATATGGATTTGAGGTTATCCTGGTTAACGATAGACACGTTAAAAATGTGCCTGGCCGCAAAACTGATGTTCAGGATTGTCAATGGCTCCAATATCTTCATTCTGTCGGTTTGTTGCGAGGTTCATTCCGGCCTGCACAGGATATTTGCGCCGTCCGGTCCTTACTCAGGCACAGAGATAATCTGGTTAAATCCGCTTCTTCCCATATCCAGCATATTCAAAAATCTCTGACCCAGATGAATCTACAGATTCACAACGTCATCAGCGATATTACCGGCGTTACCGGAATGGCAATTATTGATGCAATTCTTGCCGGAGAGCGAAATCCTAAAAAATTAGCTGAATTGAAAGATCGACGGATAAAGGCCACAAAGCAGACAATTGTCAAATCGCTGACGGGAGATTATCGACGGGAGCATCTTTTTACACTTGAGCAGACAGTTCAATCCTATCGTAATTACCGCCAGTTGATCATGGATTGTGATGTTGAAATTGAAAACCATTTGAAAGAATTTGAATCCCGTATTTATATTGATGATATAAAACCGCCGCCTGGCAAAAAGGGCGGACGGAAACCAAAGGCCAATACGCCTAATTTTGATGTCAAAACCCACATGCATCGTATTCTGGGGACGGATTTAACACTGATAGATGGTATCAGCGAATTGACGGCCCACGTCGTATTCACCGAAGTTGGCCCGGATTTATCCCAATTTAAAACTGTCGGCCATTTCTGCTCTTGGCTCGGTTTATGTCCCAACAATAAAATCAGCGGTGGAAAAGTGCTTTCATCACATACCCGTCCCGGGTCCAATCGATTAGCTCACGCGCTTCGGCTTTCTGCTAACTCGCTTTGGAAAAGCAAATCATATCTCGGTGATTATTTCCGTAGAATGCGTGCCCGTCACGGCGCACCAAAAGCGATCACCTCCACCGCCCACAAATTGGCCCGCATCATCTATCACCTCATCAAGAACAAGAAAGCTTTCGATGATTCGGTTTTTTCTGAACAGGAAAAGACACATCAGAAGCGTTTGAAAAAGCGTGTAATAAATCAGGCTAAATCTCTTGGATTAGAGATAGTTGTGGCTTGA
- a CDS encoding rubrerythrin family protein, with protein sequence MGTMENLAEAFAGESQANRKYLAYAAKADKDGFPQVAKLFRAAAEAETIHAHAHLRVMGGINSTLENLEDAIAGEGHEFTEMYPGFIAEAEKEGNKKAVTTFKYAMPVEEVHHGLYTKALNAVKGGGDLPEASILICPVCGHTIEDSAPEKCPVCNTPGTKYIEIS encoded by the coding sequence ATGGGAACCATGGAAAATTTAGCAGAAGCATTTGCAGGAGAAAGTCAAGCCAATCGTAAATACCTTGCTTATGCCGCTAAAGCGGATAAAGATGGATTTCCCCAGGTGGCCAAATTGTTCCGGGCGGCCGCTGAAGCGGAAACTATCCATGCACATGCCCACCTGCGTGTGATGGGAGGGATTAATTCAACTTTGGAAAATCTTGAGGACGCCATTGCCGGAGAGGGCCATGAATTCACGGAGATGTATCCCGGATTTATTGCCGAAGCCGAAAAAGAAGGAAACAAAAAGGCTGTCACCACCTTTAAATATGCCATGCCCGTGGAAGAAGTTCACCACGGCCTTTATACCAAGGCATTGAACGCGGTAAAAGGCGGCGGCGATCTGCCGGAAGCAAGCATTCTCATTTGTCCTGTCTGCGGCCATACCATTGAGGACAGTGCACCGGAAAAATGTCCGGTTTGCAATACGCCCGGCACAAAATATATTGAAATTTCCTGA
- a CDS encoding radical SAM protein gives MGWRIKPKIEYILDKSLDDGISREEAEILIRMDLHSKETYALMETADRFSRQTFGLKGENHLHIGVNLEPCPLNCRFCSLTKEAGIFTEKIEFDYQQILAWSREAQAAGADGLNLMTTGTYPFKRLLELGSKLKQEVSVPLVANTRDITHAEGEQLLEAGFVGAYHAVRLGEGRDTPLKKEKRIRTIQVFNDVGLKWMNCVEPVGPEHTPEELVEVMFLAREYKATYSGVMRRVNFPGSPMEKYGMITEFEMARLVAVSRLVMGRVPKAHCTHEPHTASMTAGANLFFPEKGSSPRDDQADTGKGRARDINECRRIHWETDWDPGLPSNCF, from the coding sequence ATGGGCTGGCGTATAAAACCAAAAATAGAGTACATTCTTGATAAATCCCTTGATGACGGCATCAGCCGGGAAGAAGCAGAAATCTTGATCCGGATGGATCTGCACAGCAAAGAAACCTATGCACTGATGGAAACAGCGGACCGCTTCTCCCGGCAGACTTTTGGATTGAAAGGGGAAAATCATCTGCACATCGGAGTGAACCTGGAACCTTGTCCTTTGAACTGCCGCTTCTGCTCCCTTACTAAAGAAGCCGGCATTTTTACGGAAAAGATTGAATTTGACTACCAACAGATCCTGGCCTGGTCCAGGGAGGCCCAGGCCGCAGGGGCAGATGGGTTAAATCTTATGACCACGGGAACCTATCCCTTTAAACGGTTACTGGAATTGGGTTCAAAGTTGAAACAGGAAGTAAGCGTTCCCCTGGTGGCCAACACTCGGGATATCACCCATGCCGAAGGCGAACAGCTTTTGGAGGCGGGATTTGTGGGCGCCTATCATGCCGTCCGGCTGGGGGAGGGCAGGGATACCCCGTTGAAAAAAGAAAAGCGGATCCGGACCATTCAGGTTTTTAATGATGTTGGCCTGAAATGGATGAACTGCGTGGAACCGGTGGGACCGGAACATACACCTGAAGAACTGGTGGAGGTGATGTTTCTGGCCCGGGAGTACAAGGCCACTTATTCCGGTGTCATGCGCCGGGTGAATTTTCCGGGCAGCCCCATGGAAAAATACGGAATGATCACGGAATTTGAAATGGCCCGTCTGGTGGCAGTGAGTCGCCTGGTCATGGGCCGGGTGCCAAAGGCCCATTGCACCCATGAACCTCATACGGCTTCCATGACCGCGGGCGCGAACCTCTTTTTTCCGGAAAAAGGATCCAGCCCCAGGGACGATCAGGCCGATACGGGAAAAGGGCGGGCCAGGGACATCAATGAATGCCGAAGGATACATTGGGAAACCGACTGGGACCCGGGATTGCCATCCAATTGTTTTTAA
- a CDS encoding NrtA/SsuA/CpmA family ABC transporter substrate-binding protein, producing the protein MAILKLFVSAFIFFLVACCPDPGFAFNAGTWKTAQTIQPFFYDRFTGAGQNVKVFSFTNPADQKTALLAGSLDICGTTIAHAIHSAALDQPVVLVAALCNKCSAFVVAADSPVQSPADLKGKKIGYVPGTMHEILLRETLIRSGLSPDREVALTRVDFFDMGLALARGGIDAFVSGEPFPTIAVVKGYGRILSYPYYGESIGTINAGMLVTRNSIEKDHDLVLEMVRAHARATRLLKQDRQLWLAKASEFGTPMKILEGAAHNMELAWDMDPDFVEKARALGERMQALGLIQRQPDYSRLFDLSFVSQIRAEIGD; encoded by the coding sequence ATGGCAATATTAAAACTGTTTGTGTCTGCCTTTATTTTTTTCCTGGTGGCCTGCTGCCCGGACCCTGGGTTTGCGTTTAACGCAGGTACCTGGAAGACGGCCCAGACCATCCAGCCTTTTTTTTATGACCGGTTCACCGGGGCGGGACAAAATGTTAAGGTGTTTTCCTTTACCAATCCGGCTGATCAGAAAACTGCCCTGTTGGCGGGTAGCCTGGATATTTGCGGCACCACCATCGCCCATGCCATTCATTCTGCAGCCCTGGATCAGCCCGTGGTTTTGGTGGCCGCGCTTTGTAACAAGTGCTCGGCTTTTGTGGTGGCCGCAGACAGTCCTGTCCAGTCTCCCGCCGATTTAAAGGGTAAAAAGATCGGATATGTGCCGGGTACCATGCATGAGATTCTTCTGAGGGAAACCCTTATCCGTTCCGGCCTCTCCCCGGACCGGGAGGTGGCCCTGACCCGTGTGGATTTTTTTGATATGGGCCTGGCCCTGGCACGAGGCGGTATTGACGCTTTTGTCTCGGGCGAACCCTTTCCCACCATTGCCGTAGTCAAGGGCTATGGCAGAATTCTTTCCTATCCCTATTACGGGGAATCCATCGGTACCATCAATGCCGGCATGCTGGTCACCCGTAATTCAATTGAAAAAGATCATGACCTGGTTCTTGAGATGGTCAGGGCCCATGCCCGGGCCACCCGGCTTCTTAAGCAGGACAGGCAACTATGGCTGGCAAAAGCATCGGAGTTCGGCACCCCCATGAAAATACTGGAAGGGGCGGCTCACAACATGGAATTGGCCTGGGACATGGATCCGGATTTCGTTGAAAAGGCCCGGGCCCTGGGGGAGCGCATGCAGGCCCTTGGCCTGATTCAGCGCCAGCCGGATTACAGCCGGTTGTTTGATTTGAGTTTTGTGAGCCAAATCCGGGCGGAGATTGGGGATTAA
- a CDS encoding ABC transporter permease, translating into MYRILPWVLPATALCAWGVVSKLDWLPPYLLPSPGEILDTAGIYIFGTDGQGPYAGRFVRDALASLGRVGLGFCLATVFGLTLGVWSGRVPAAARLLNTPVNGLRAVPGITWLPLAMVWFGIGLKTTVFLVALAAFFPIYLNAASGAAQVNPLLLQAGAMMGVNRLRGTFAILLPAAMPAIVTGLRLGLGISWAYLVLGELSGVSVGLGAVIMDARMLGRIDMIVVGIILIAIMGQASDWLLKNALKFCFTSAARQI; encoded by the coding sequence TTGTACCGAATCCTTCCCTGGGTTTTACCGGCGACAGCTTTGTGTGCATGGGGGGTGGTATCAAAGTTGGACTGGCTGCCGCCTTATCTGCTGCCATCGCCGGGAGAAATTTTGGATACTGCCGGGATCTATATCTTCGGGACGGACGGGCAGGGGCCCTACGCCGGCCGTTTTGTCAGGGATGCACTGGCCAGTCTGGGCCGGGTAGGACTGGGGTTCTGTCTGGCCACGGTATTTGGACTGACTCTGGGTGTCTGGTCCGGCCGGGTTCCTGCCGCGGCACGGCTGCTGAACACGCCGGTGAACGGGTTGAGAGCTGTGCCCGGCATCACCTGGCTCCCACTGGCAATGGTCTGGTTTGGTATTGGTCTGAAAACCACGGTGTTTCTGGTGGCGTTGGCCGCGTTTTTTCCCATTTATCTGAATGCCGCCTCCGGGGCCGCCCAGGTCAATCCATTGCTTCTCCAGGCCGGGGCCATGATGGGGGTGAACCGCCTCCGGGGCACATTTGCCATCCTTCTGCCGGCTGCCATGCCGGCCATTGTCACCGGCCTGCGGCTGGGCCTGGGGATTTCCTGGGCATACCTGGTACTCGGAGAGTTGTCCGGTGTGTCTGTCGGGCTGGGGGCTGTGATCATGGATGCCCGGATGCTGGGACGCATTGATATGATCGTCGTGGGGATCATCCTCATCGCCATCATGGGGCAGGCTAGCGACTGGCTGCTGAAAAACGCATTAAAATTCTGTTTTACCAGTGCGGCGCGTCAAATATGA
- a CDS encoding ABC transporter ATP-binding protein produces the protein MNVLSNHFASGPVLDVQDLSKAFSVNSEQTPVLSGLSFQADPGEFICIIGQSGCGKSTLIKLLAGFVPPTSGLILFKGKNITAPGPDRCVVFQEDALFPWLTVAENIGFGLKGRGLSAAEKQGRVNRFLDLVGLTEFKDYLPREISGGMKQRVALARVLVLSPEVLLMDEPFAALDAQTREQMQNLLLSLWEQLKQTIVFVTHDVREAVTLADRTMVMGRITGETIINPTHMVPIPLDRPRIQNRREFIELAAQLKAMVSRI, from the coding sequence ATGAATGTCCTGTCAAATCATTTCGCTTCGGGCCCCGTCCTGGATGTCCAGGATCTTTCGAAAGCATTTTCGGTCAACAGTGAACAGACCCCCGTGCTGTCGGGCTTAAGTTTTCAGGCCGATCCTGGGGAGTTTATCTGTATTATAGGGCAGAGCGGTTGCGGTAAATCCACCCTGATCAAATTGCTGGCCGGATTTGTTCCACCGACATCCGGCCTGATTTTGTTTAAGGGAAAAAACATAACCGCCCCGGGGCCGGATCGTTGTGTGGTATTCCAGGAGGACGCTCTTTTTCCCTGGCTCACCGTGGCGGAAAATATCGGGTTCGGCCTGAAAGGAAGGGGCTTGTCTGCCGCTGAAAAACAGGGCCGGGTCAACCGGTTTTTAGACCTTGTGGGGTTGACCGAATTTAAAGATTATCTGCCACGAGAGATTTCAGGGGGGATGAAGCAGCGGGTGGCCCTGGCCCGGGTCCTGGTGCTCAGCCCCGAGGTCCTGCTCATGGATGAGCCCTTTGCTGCCCTGGACGCCCAGACCCGGGAGCAAATGCAGAATCTGCTTTTATCCCTGTGGGAACAATTGAAACAGACCATTGTGTTTGTCACCCATGATGTACGGGAAGCGGTGACACTTGCGGACCGAACCATGGTAATGGGCAGGATAACAGGAGAAACAATTATAAATCCCACTCATATGGTTCCCATTCCCCTGGACCGTCCCCGTATTCAAAATCGTCGCGAATTTATTGAATTGGCAGCACAGTTGAAAGCCATGGTTTCCCGGATTTAA
- a CDS encoding SlyX family protein, whose product MNENRLEKIETKLAFHEKAVKELNDVIYDQQKQIDRMTRLIEELEKQLPDNSTRPANEKPPHY is encoded by the coding sequence ATGAATGAAAACAGGCTCGAAAAAATAGAAACAAAGCTGGCCTTCCATGAGAAGGCCGTCAAAGAACTCAATGATGTGATTTACGACCAGCAAAAACAAATAGACCGGATGACCCGGCTGATTGAGGAGCTGGAAAAACAGCTCCCGGACAACTCAACCCGCCCGGCCAATGAAAAACCGCCGCATTATTAG